A window from Opitutia bacterium ISCC 52 encodes these proteins:
- a CDS encoding RNA-binding S4 domain-containing protein, producing the protein MPEVVPKETMRIDKWLWCIRAYRTRSKAAAACKAGHVHLNGQVIKPASPVRIDDTLVVEYPRLNRTLKVVALLPRRVGAPKAIQHYEDLTPESEYDKLKTQTMAQSLIMRDRGTGRPTKKQRRELEKWLLDWTDEF; encoded by the coding sequence ATGCCTGAGGTAGTTCCAAAAGAAACCATGCGTATCGACAAATGGCTTTGGTGTATCCGCGCTTATCGTACAAGGTCCAAGGCTGCGGCGGCCTGCAAGGCAGGTCATGTTCATTTGAATGGGCAAGTGATCAAGCCGGCTTCGCCCGTCCGTATAGATGACACACTCGTCGTCGAATATCCTAGACTGAATAGAACACTCAAGGTTGTTGCTTTATTGCCTCGGCGTGTGGGTGCGCCCAAGGCTATTCAACACTACGAAGATCTGACACCAGAATCTGAATACGATAAGCTCAAGACTCAAACCATGGCACAGTCTTTGATTATGCGTGATCGAGGAACGGGGCGTCCAACGAAGAAGCAACGACGCGAGTTGGAAAAGTGGTTGCTTGATTGGACGGATGAGTTCTGA
- a CDS encoding glycerophosphodiester phosphodiesterase, whose translation MNRLLLALFLMTVSSSQALEPLIVAHRGASKDAPENTLPAFKLAWEQGADAIEGDFFLTRDGHIVCIHDKNTKKLAGTELIVAESTFSELQALDVGAWHSPKYKGTPIPLISDVFATVPEGKKIYIEVKCGPEIAPTLLEEITASGLQENQIVVIAFDAEVIREVKLKAPQFKACWLSGFEQPLVGSIKPTPSEVLEVLKDIGADGFSSSNKHITGGYIKTILDAGYEYHVWTVDDPSEAERFKDWGTMSITTNVPGVIREHL comes from the coding sequence ATGAATCGTCTACTACTAGCTCTTTTTCTTATGACTGTATCCTCCTCTCAAGCATTGGAACCTCTCATCGTCGCCCACCGAGGCGCGTCTAAAGATGCTCCTGAAAATACCTTACCCGCTTTCAAACTGGCCTGGGAACAAGGAGCGGATGCCATTGAAGGTGATTTCTTTCTGACTCGAGATGGCCATATCGTATGCATTCACGACAAGAACACGAAGAAACTCGCTGGCACAGAATTGATCGTTGCTGAATCTACTTTCTCAGAGCTCCAGGCATTAGACGTCGGCGCCTGGCATAGTCCCAAATACAAAGGCACACCCATCCCATTAATCTCAGACGTTTTTGCGACGGTTCCTGAAGGAAAAAAAATCTACATTGAAGTGAAATGTGGCCCAGAGATTGCGCCTACCCTTTTAGAGGAGATCACTGCCTCTGGTCTGCAAGAGAATCAGATAGTCGTCATAGCCTTTGATGCCGAAGTCATCCGGGAAGTAAAACTTAAAGCCCCCCAATTCAAGGCCTGCTGGCTTTCAGGATTCGAACAACCACTAGTGGGCAGCATAAAGCCTACTCCTTCCGAAGTGTTGGAAGTGCTCAAGGATATTGGAGCAGATGGATTCAGCTCGAGTAACAAGCACATTACTGGCGGCTATATAAAAACCATACTCGATGCCGGCTACGAATACCATGTATGGACCGTCGATGATCCCAGCGAGGCAGAGCGCTTCAAAGACTGGGGAACGATGTCGATCACGACCAATGTGCCGGGGGTGATAAGGGAGCACCTATGA
- a CDS encoding MFS transporter: MSSDNESVANSNSEKVSVEQKLSFGLGALPHEFVVTGIKHLGNPIFNITFLLHTNFLGAVFIIIRIFDAFTDPFIGNLSDNWRSKWGRRKPFILFGAAGSALTFTFIWWVPKSLYGTAWPLFWYFLIMAVIHYAFVTCFQVPYNALGYEMTTGYHERTRVFAYRAFFAAIAKLILPWLFWLSLHPIFGGDAAVGVKWVGAASGILILITILPALTKVKEGSIEKAKNQARINLLKAIGMTFKNKPFKILVFLTFVTIFGNNFGMALGFYVNIYYVFDGVKEDGAYLVGLGTTVGTIVSFISIPLLTILSTRIGKIKMLGFCIAMQGIGSLLAWWCFTPNHPYLQLVTYPFLVMGDMGFWLFVTSMKADICDWDEWKTGLRREGMYGASTGWFQKMSQAVTFGGASFILSLIAFDAALGGNQTESTIFWMRFVYAFLPTLLAVLGIIALFYYPMNEKKATEIQAELRERREKTESIPEA; this comes from the coding sequence ATGTCCTCTGACAATGAATCTGTAGCCAACTCAAATTCAGAAAAAGTCTCCGTTGAGCAAAAGCTATCCTTTGGTTTAGGAGCCTTACCTCATGAGTTCGTAGTCACGGGCATCAAACACCTGGGAAATCCGATCTTTAACATCACGTTTTTGCTCCATACCAATTTCCTCGGGGCAGTCTTCATCATCATTCGGATTTTCGACGCTTTTACGGATCCTTTTATAGGAAATCTCAGTGACAATTGGCGTTCGAAATGGGGTCGCCGGAAGCCCTTCATTCTATTTGGTGCGGCAGGGTCCGCCTTGACCTTCACATTTATCTGGTGGGTTCCCAAGAGCCTCTATGGCACCGCCTGGCCGCTGTTCTGGTATTTCCTGATCATGGCAGTCATTCACTACGCATTCGTGACCTGTTTTCAGGTTCCTTACAATGCCTTGGGCTATGAGATGACCACCGGTTACCATGAGCGTACTCGCGTCTTCGCTTACCGGGCATTTTTTGCAGCCATCGCGAAGTTGATCCTCCCATGGCTATTCTGGCTCAGCCTGCATCCCATTTTTGGCGGAGATGCCGCAGTAGGCGTGAAATGGGTTGGAGCCGCTTCAGGAATCTTAATACTGATTACCATTCTACCAGCCCTTACAAAGGTCAAAGAAGGGAGTATCGAAAAAGCCAAAAACCAGGCCCGTATCAATCTGCTTAAAGCAATTGGTATGACGTTTAAAAACAAGCCTTTCAAGATCTTGGTGTTTCTAACATTCGTAACTATCTTTGGAAACAACTTCGGTATGGCCCTCGGCTTCTATGTAAACATCTACTATGTCTTTGATGGGGTGAAAGAAGATGGCGCATATCTGGTAGGCCTTGGAACTACGGTCGGAACCATAGTCTCCTTCATCTCCATCCCACTACTTACTATTTTATCTACCCGAATTGGGAAAATAAAAATGCTGGGCTTCTGCATCGCAATGCAGGGAATTGGCTCCTTGCTCGCATGGTGGTGCTTCACTCCGAATCACCCGTATCTACAATTGGTAACCTACCCATTTTTGGTGATGGGCGACATGGGCTTCTGGTTGTTCGTCACGTCCATGAAAGCCGATATCTGCGATTGGGACGAATGGAAAACCGGGCTTCGACGAGAGGGCATGTACGGTGCATCCACCGGTTGGTTCCAGAAGATGAGTCAGGCCGTTACATTCGGTGGGGCCAGTTTTATTCTGTCGCTCATAGCGTTCGACGCGGCCCTGGGTGGCAACCAAACAGAATCGACGATTTTTTGGATGCGTTTCGTCTATGCATTCCTTCCAACTTTATTGGCCGTGCTGGGCATAATAGCCTTATTTTACTATCCAATGAATGAAAAGAAAGCTACCGAAATCCAGGCTGAGCTAAGGGAGCGCCGTGAAAAGACTGAAAGTATTCCTGAGGCGTAG
- the aroC gene encoding chorismate synthase, translated as MSSNSFGKLFTISTWGESHGGGIGVVLDGCPPNLPITEEEIQFELDRRRPGQSDITTPRKETDAVSIVSGTYEGKTLGTPIAMYVPNGDHRPEAYAEMKEKFRPSHADYTYQTKYGIRNHEGGGRSSARETIGRVAAGAIAKKILSLTGNIELRSYVQTVQDISMSDNDSFPSLEDVEANAVRCPQGNTAEKMIALIKAVRSEGDSIGGIIETRVRNLPVGLGEPVFDRLEADLAKAMLSLPATKGFEVGSGFSGTLLKGSEHNDPFENRDGQVRTQTNHSGGVQGGISNGEELIFRVAFKPTATILQQQTTVDQEGQDTELIGRGRHDPCVLPRAVPIVEAMTALVLVDHWMRDSAQNKTFNFDE; from the coding sequence ATGAGTTCAAATTCATTCGGCAAACTGTTTACAATATCCACCTGGGGCGAGAGCCACGGTGGCGGCATCGGCGTGGTTTTGGACGGCTGCCCGCCCAATCTACCCATCACAGAGGAAGAGATACAATTCGAGTTGGATAGACGGCGTCCTGGACAAAGTGACATCACTACCCCGCGCAAAGAAACCGATGCGGTGTCTATCGTATCTGGCACCTACGAAGGCAAAACGCTGGGCACCCCCATCGCCATGTACGTGCCCAATGGCGACCACCGCCCCGAAGCCTATGCGGAAATGAAGGAGAAATTTCGCCCTTCACACGCCGATTACACCTACCAAACCAAGTATGGTATTCGTAACCATGAAGGTGGAGGCCGAAGCTCGGCACGCGAAACCATCGGTCGTGTAGCCGCCGGAGCCATAGCCAAAAAGATTCTTTCCCTGACCGGCAATATTGAGCTGCGATCCTATGTTCAGACCGTACAGGATATCTCAATGTCGGACAACGATAGCTTCCCTAGCCTTGAGGACGTCGAAGCCAATGCGGTCCGTTGTCCTCAAGGGAACACGGCTGAAAAAATGATCGCATTGATCAAAGCCGTTCGAAGCGAAGGCGATTCGATTGGAGGCATCATCGAAACTCGAGTGCGCAACCTTCCTGTCGGACTCGGCGAGCCCGTATTTGATCGCCTGGAAGCAGACCTTGCCAAGGCCATGCTTTCCCTTCCGGCAACCAAAGGATTTGAAGTAGGTAGTGGATTTTCAGGTACGCTACTCAAGGGAAGTGAACACAACGACCCATTTGAAAACCGGGATGGCCAAGTCCGTACCCAGACAAATCACTCCGGTGGAGTCCAAGGAGGCATTAGCAACGGCGAAGAATTAATTTTCCGGGTAGCATTCAAACCAACAGCGACCATTCTCCAGCAACAGACAACGGTCGACCAAGAAGGTCAGGACACCGAGCTCATTGGTCGTGGCCGCCATGACCCCTGCGTACTGCCACGTGCAGTTCCTATCGTCGAAGCCATGACTGCCTTAGTCTTGGTGGATCATTGGATGCGCGACTCTGCCCAGAATAAAACCTTTAATTTCGACGAATAG
- a CDS encoding PAS domain-containing protein: MATSSDNSDSTEYISVDSPLFCDLDTHRAMLQSIIDHSPADIYLKDLEGKYLLVNRNFGKRVGMDPTQVIGKTAHHCFNQEEAEQKSANDEVVVKEGAAKQFEEIVTMSDGPHTLLSEKFPVRDEQGVVNAVCGISTDITSRKTYEKKLRQLSSQIQQQGRTLETVLSASPNIVYMFDSQGRFLYANQAGATNFGVRPVDIIGKTWKNLKLSEEVFGPFMADTSRVFKTGKTNRGSMSFPTPDGNQEYAYTLIPIMDVRGRVVNVIAYVNDVTMDREKDRILKEQSRELERSNQELEEFARIASQDLNDPLRKVQRHLSALEDTLGAELQGDSKNHLAGAMEGAGRMKVLISDLLEYSRVGVRSEPIRKLKMDELVELVQKDLKLSLQKTGASITVDRLPIVWGNDDRLRQLLQNLISNGILYNDHAEPTIHISVEQRNDQWVFEVKDNGIGIEARDFEAVFQIFHRIDRRSENSGTGVGLAICKKIVAQHGGDIWVRSMPGAGSSFFFSMPIRYKGGHQMTIDLFGE; this comes from the coding sequence ATGGCGACCAGTTCTGACAATTCCGACTCAACAGAATACATTTCGGTGGATTCTCCGCTGTTTTGCGATTTGGATACCCATCGGGCAATGCTCCAATCGATCATCGATCATTCACCTGCGGATATTTATCTGAAAGATCTCGAAGGAAAATACCTGCTGGTAAATCGAAACTTTGGAAAACGGGTCGGTATGGATCCCACCCAGGTGATAGGCAAGACGGCTCACCACTGCTTCAATCAAGAGGAGGCCGAACAAAAGTCAGCCAATGATGAAGTGGTTGTCAAAGAAGGAGCAGCCAAGCAGTTCGAAGAGATTGTGACCATGTCCGATGGTCCGCATACCTTGCTTTCCGAGAAATTTCCTGTTCGCGACGAGCAGGGTGTGGTGAATGCCGTTTGCGGGATTTCCACGGACATCACTTCTCGTAAAACCTACGAGAAGAAGCTGCGACAGCTCAGTAGTCAAATTCAGCAACAAGGCAGAACACTGGAGACGGTGCTGTCGGCATCTCCGAACATTGTGTATATGTTTGATAGCCAAGGTCGCTTTCTTTATGCGAATCAGGCTGGGGCAACCAACTTTGGTGTGCGACCTGTTGATATTATAGGCAAAACCTGGAAAAATTTAAAACTCTCAGAAGAGGTGTTTGGTCCTTTCATGGCTGATACGTCCAGGGTCTTTAAAACGGGGAAGACGAATCGAGGATCGATGAGCTTTCCCACACCGGATGGAAATCAAGAGTATGCTTACACCTTGATTCCTATCATGGATGTCAGGGGACGTGTGGTAAACGTGATCGCTTATGTAAACGATGTTACCATGGATCGTGAAAAAGACCGGATCCTGAAAGAACAATCGCGTGAGCTGGAGCGTTCGAATCAGGAATTGGAGGAGTTTGCACGTATTGCCTCGCAGGACTTAAACGATCCTCTCCGTAAAGTGCAGCGACACTTGAGCGCCTTGGAGGATACACTTGGAGCCGAACTCCAGGGGGATTCGAAAAATCATCTGGCGGGTGCCATGGAAGGTGCTGGTCGGATGAAAGTGCTGATTAGTGATTTATTGGAATATTCGCGAGTAGGGGTTCGCTCCGAACCTATCCGTAAGTTGAAAATGGATGAACTGGTTGAGCTCGTTCAGAAGGACCTTAAATTGAGTCTGCAGAAAACGGGTGCGTCCATTACGGTAGATAGATTGCCAATTGTTTGGGGTAATGACGATCGTTTGCGTCAGCTACTACAGAATTTGATATCCAACGGGATCTTGTATAACGACCATGCCGAGCCGACCATTCACATCTCAGTCGAACAACGAAATGATCAATGGGTATTTGAGGTGAAGGACAATGGTATTGGGATCGAGGCTAGAGACTTTGAAGCTGTGTTTCAAATATTTCACCGAATTGATCGACGTAGTGAAAACTCAGGTACGGGTGTGGGCTTGGCAATCTGCAAAAAAATCGTCGCCCAGCACGGTGGCGATATCTGGGTGCGTTCCATGCCCGGTGCCGGGTCTTCTTTCTTCTTCAGCATGCCGATCCGTTACAAGGGTGGCCACCAAATGACAATCGATTTGTTTGGGGAGTAG
- a CDS encoding GxxExxY protein translates to MHPLFQKADKLSREVISGAIEVHRDKGPGLIESIYERCLMRELELRDIDATNQKDIKVEYKGLIFDEPLRFDILVEDCLLIEVKAVRELLPIHQAQLLSYMKLLDVRVGLLINFHQIKLIDGVRRLILPGSNQ, encoded by the coding sequence ATGCATCCCTTATTTCAAAAAGCAGATAAGCTGTCTCGAGAAGTCATTTCAGGGGCTATTGAAGTTCATCGAGACAAAGGACCTGGGTTGATTGAAAGTATTTATGAGCGTTGCCTGATGAGGGAGTTGGAGCTTCGAGATATTGATGCTACGAACCAAAAGGATATTAAGGTTGAGTACAAAGGACTCATTTTTGATGAGCCACTGCGTTTCGATATACTTGTGGAAGATTGCCTCTTGATCGAAGTTAAGGCGGTCAGAGAATTACTGCCCATTCATCAAGCCCAGTTACTCAGCTACATGAAGTTGCTAGATGTCCGAGTCGGGCTACTCATAAATTTTCACCAAATAAAACTCATTGATGGGGTAAGGAGATTAATTTTACCAGGTTCCAATCAGTGA
- a CDS encoding RNA methyltransferase yields MGARDDPKFQSFVDGLTAEQKEALKEFLESYVTAEKRKQMEEVLSHRTRHVALVLENVFQPHNAAAAVRSFECFGFQDLHVIELHNDYHINPDVTVGGCKWVSLHHHNKKAGETTRLLTSMKEQGYKVAATSLRPGCIPLEELDLSQPVAICFGTEEQGLSEEAHDLADVFVQIPSYGFTQSFNVSVSVALTLSSIRNRLEGSEIPWQLSQADHEDLYLTWMMKTANRGHLLAKRFLEDMDAPKGGYEEASQDS; encoded by the coding sequence ATGGGTGCTAGAGACGATCCGAAATTCCAATCCTTTGTAGATGGGCTCACAGCTGAGCAGAAGGAAGCTCTCAAAGAGTTTTTGGAATCCTATGTTACGGCAGAGAAACGAAAGCAGATGGAAGAGGTGTTGAGCCATAGAACTCGGCATGTGGCGCTCGTTCTGGAAAATGTATTTCAACCACACAATGCCGCAGCGGCTGTTCGTTCCTTTGAGTGCTTTGGCTTTCAGGACCTGCATGTGATCGAGTTGCACAACGACTACCATATTAATCCGGACGTGACTGTCGGTGGCTGCAAGTGGGTGAGTCTGCATCATCATAATAAAAAGGCCGGTGAGACAACCCGTCTGCTGACTTCCATGAAGGAGCAGGGCTACAAGGTGGCAGCAACTTCCCTGCGACCGGGTTGTATCCCGCTTGAAGAATTGGATCTCTCACAACCAGTAGCCATTTGTTTTGGAACTGAGGAGCAGGGGTTGAGTGAGGAAGCGCACGATCTTGCCGATGTGTTTGTGCAAATTCCTTCCTATGGATTTACGCAAAGCTTCAATGTCTCGGTGAGCGTAGCTTTAACCTTGAGCTCTATTCGCAATCGATTGGAGGGGAGTGAGATTCCCTGGCAATTGAGTCAGGCTGATCATGAGGACTTATACCTGACGTGGATGATGAAAACGGCTAATCGGGGGCACTTGTTAGCCAAGCGATTTCTTGAGGACATGGATGCGCCGAAGGGTGGATACGAGGAAGCATCTCAGGATTCTTAG
- a CDS encoding transposase → MKRKEAYRGFASIFWTHSIEERKTDWLTANFHSQFRELLWHLLSRYDCICPIYRLMPDHIHLLTTGVSARTDQLKFTRQLRKETNTLIKPIKLQHQAHDHLLRKEELEQSAFQGVAF, encoded by the coding sequence GTGAAACGCAAAGAAGCCTATCGAGGATTTGCATCTATTTTCTGGACTCACTCGATTGAAGAACGGAAGACCGACTGGCTAACAGCAAACTTTCATTCCCAGTTTCGCGAATTGCTATGGCATCTCCTTTCTCGATACGACTGCATCTGTCCCATCTACCGTTTGATGCCGGATCATATTCACCTGCTGACTACAGGAGTCAGCGCAAGAACTGATCAGCTGAAGTTCACTAGGCAACTTCGGAAAGAAACCAATACTCTAATAAAACCGATCAAACTCCAACATCAAGCGCACGATCATCTATTAAGAAAAGAAGAGCTTGAACAATCTGCGTTCCAAGGAGTTGCATTTTAA
- a CDS encoding sugar phosphate isomerase/epimerase, with amino-acid sequence MHRRTFLKSTLAASLASSATMKAFALAENNPYRQQIGIQLYTLRNQIAEDTAGTIKAVAEAGYKQVEPYGFPNADDMINASKDNGMKVNSSHFAWDSVTDPNKDGVIPFDDILEKAKNHGLSHLVIPYLHNHEREDLDDYKRMANLMNTAAAKSKSAGIQLSYHNHSFEYAPQKGGKSGYDILIEEFSDDMQFELDIFWVKLGGIDPVKMMQKLEGRISQLHLKDLKGGLKMPEYDNGKIPKDAFKELGNGIIDMAPVIEAAWVAGVDHCHVEQDQSPDPLASIQTSMKYLAKL; translated from the coding sequence ATGCATAGACGTACTTTTCTCAAATCTACCTTGGCAGCCTCACTTGCCTCATCCGCTACGATGAAAGCTTTCGCACTGGCTGAGAATAATCCATACCGCCAACAAATAGGGATCCAACTTTATACGCTGCGCAATCAGATTGCTGAAGATACAGCTGGAACCATCAAAGCAGTTGCCGAAGCCGGTTATAAACAAGTTGAGCCTTATGGCTTTCCCAATGCCGACGACATGATCAATGCCTCCAAGGATAATGGCATGAAGGTCAATTCTTCACACTTTGCCTGGGATTCGGTTACTGATCCCAATAAGGATGGCGTTATTCCTTTCGACGATATTTTAGAAAAAGCAAAAAACCACGGTTTATCCCACCTGGTAATCCCTTACCTGCACAATCACGAACGGGAAGATTTGGATGACTATAAGCGGATGGCCAATCTGATGAATACAGCCGCTGCTAAATCTAAATCAGCAGGTATTCAGCTTTCCTACCACAACCACTCCTTCGAATATGCTCCTCAAAAAGGAGGTAAGTCAGGCTACGATATCCTTATCGAAGAATTTTCAGACGACATGCAATTCGAGCTCGATATCTTCTGGGTAAAGCTAGGGGGTATCGATCCGGTAAAGATGATGCAAAAGCTGGAAGGACGCATTTCTCAATTGCACCTGAAAGACTTAAAAGGAGGCTTAAAGATGCCTGAGTATGACAATGGCAAGATTCCCAAAGATGCATTCAAAGAGCTCGGCAATGGAATCATTGATATGGCTCCTGTCATTGAGGCTGCATGGGTGGCTGGTGTTGACCACTGCCATGTTGAACAAGATCAATCACCGGATCCACTCGCCAGTATTCAGACGAGCATGAAGTACTTGGCGAAACTGTAG
- a CDS encoding lipoate--protein ligase, with protein sequence MNPSAPIRPMEVFVSPVTDSWVNLGLESFFLNQCEGEGCLVYRNAPCVIIGKNQNPYKEVDVTYCKSNGIDVIRRESGGGAVYHDLGNINTAFFGKRRGVADDLFCRWTKPPIAFLESLGVDAERDGRNGLEVDGRKVSGSAQTLKRDRFLHHATLLCASDLVKLEESLSSERIRVSGQSVESYRSPVENLMEHVDEAGQVERFLEQWVDFLCARFEGVRSSIPSQSGPVVQSLVEEQFSRWEWNVGRSPKYKFRLPIEDDCLVFSVVKGNVEAVHWEESGEDSALSKTLAGRPFSLESLKLTSVISVCPKLEEIIF encoded by the coding sequence GTGAATCCCTCAGCTCCAATTCGGCCCATGGAGGTGTTTGTCAGTCCGGTAACGGATTCCTGGGTGAATCTGGGGCTGGAATCTTTCTTTTTGAATCAGTGCGAAGGGGAGGGGTGTCTTGTATATCGGAATGCTCCCTGTGTGATCATTGGAAAGAATCAGAATCCTTATAAGGAAGTCGATGTGACTTATTGCAAAAGCAATGGGATCGATGTCATTCGTCGAGAGAGTGGAGGTGGAGCGGTTTACCACGACCTTGGTAATATCAATACCGCATTCTTTGGGAAACGCAGAGGTGTGGCGGATGACTTATTCTGTCGTTGGACGAAACCACCGATTGCTTTCCTGGAATCTTTGGGAGTAGATGCGGAACGGGATGGGCGCAATGGATTGGAGGTCGATGGCAGAAAGGTATCGGGTTCTGCTCAGACCTTGAAAAGGGATCGCTTCCTTCATCATGCCACGCTGCTCTGTGCGAGCGATCTGGTAAAACTGGAGGAATCTTTATCTTCCGAACGAATCCGGGTGAGTGGACAGAGTGTGGAGTCCTATCGAAGTCCGGTTGAGAATTTGATGGAGCATGTGGATGAAGCCGGACAGGTGGAACGTTTCCTCGAACAATGGGTCGATTTTCTCTGCGCTCGTTTCGAGGGAGTGCGATCCTCAATTCCTTCTCAGTCAGGACCTGTGGTTCAATCCCTGGTGGAAGAGCAGTTTTCTCGATGGGAATGGAATGTCGGGCGATCGCCCAAGTATAAATTTCGACTGCCGATTGAGGATGACTGTCTCGTTTTCTCGGTGGTTAAGGGGAATGTGGAAGCAGTGCATTGGGAGGAGAGCGGCGAAGATTCCGCGTTGTCAAAAACACTTGCCGGAAGGCCGTTTTCATTGGAAAGCTTGAAGCTGACTTCTGTAATATCGGTGTGCCCGAAGTTGGAGGAGATTATTTTTTAG
- a CDS encoding sulfatase gives MKNHLIRIVAFCLPVWALLSGCQPKEETASKDTRPNIVFIMSDDHAYQAVSAYGFGLNETPNIDRIANEGVLFTRSSITNSICAPSRAVMLTGKHSIMNGKVDNIQPFNWDQDNFAKSLQAAGYTTAMVGKIHLNGLPQGFDYSNVLPGQGSYYNPDFIENGEKIQIHGYVTQVTTDIALDWLENKRDKEKPFLMLYHQKAPHRTWMPEEKYFTLFDDREFELPDNFFDDYEGRPAAANHEMGIFEHMDVVYDLKMLDDEGELQTKYREYAQRNYDRMDEEQKAAWDAYYDPLIEEFKAANLEGEALAKWKFNRYIKDYLRSIQSVDDGVGEVLDYLEENGLSENTIVVYTSDQGFYLGEHGWFDKRFMYDESFRTPMLIKYPKEIKAGQKLDHLVQNLDFAATFLDYAGIDIPEDNQGQSFRRVVSGETDNFRDHAYYTYYEYPAEHSVMRHYGVRTDKYKLIHFYHDKDYWELYDMEEDPSEMNNVYNQPGYAVVQAALHKKLEEVRASYGDSDELDQEHLNRYLEFMENRRR, from the coding sequence ATGAAAAACCACCTGATCCGCATCGTTGCCTTCTGCTTGCCAGTATGGGCCCTTTTATCTGGCTGTCAGCCCAAAGAAGAAACTGCCTCCAAGGATACTCGGCCCAATATCGTTTTCATCATGAGTGATGACCATGCCTATCAGGCGGTGAGTGCCTATGGTTTTGGACTGAATGAGACGCCCAACATTGATCGTATCGCTAACGAGGGTGTCTTGTTTACCCGGAGTTCCATAACCAATTCAATTTGCGCTCCCAGTCGTGCGGTGATGCTCACCGGCAAGCACAGCATCATGAACGGGAAGGTAGATAACATTCAGCCGTTTAACTGGGACCAGGACAACTTTGCCAAGAGCTTGCAGGCGGCAGGTTACACCACAGCGATGGTTGGGAAAATCCATTTGAATGGGCTTCCTCAAGGATTTGACTACTCGAACGTTCTTCCGGGGCAGGGGAGTTATTACAATCCTGACTTCATCGAGAATGGTGAAAAGATTCAGATTCATGGCTATGTGACTCAGGTCACCACCGACATCGCGCTCGATTGGTTGGAGAATAAACGGGATAAGGAAAAACCCTTCCTCATGCTCTACCATCAGAAGGCTCCGCACCGTACCTGGATGCCCGAGGAAAAATACTTCACTTTATTTGATGATCGTGAATTCGAGTTGCCGGATAATTTCTTCGATGATTACGAAGGACGCCCCGCTGCTGCAAATCACGAGATGGGCATCTTCGAACACATGGACGTTGTCTACGACCTGAAGATGTTGGACGATGAAGGGGAGCTTCAGACCAAGTACCGTGAATATGCTCAACGTAATTACGATCGAATGGATGAAGAGCAGAAGGCCGCCTGGGATGCGTACTATGATCCGTTGATTGAGGAATTTAAAGCAGCTAATCTCGAAGGGGAGGCATTAGCGAAATGGAAGTTTAATCGTTACATCAAAGACTACCTGCGCAGTATTCAGTCAGTCGACGATGGAGTCGGGGAAGTATTAGATTACCTAGAAGAAAATGGCTTATCTGAAAACACCATTGTCGTTTATACTTCTGATCAAGGATTCTATCTGGGTGAGCATGGATGGTTTGATAAACGCTTCATGTATGATGAGTCATTTCGAACCCCGATGCTGATCAAATACCCTAAAGAAATTAAGGCCGGCCAAAAGCTGGATCATTTGGTTCAGAATTTGGACTTTGCCGCTACGTTTTTGGATTACGCCGGCATTGACATTCCGGAGGACAATCAAGGGCAATCATTTCGTCGTGTGGTGAGTGGCGAGACGGATAACTTCCGTGATCATGCTTATTATACCTATTACGAATATCCAGCGGAACACAGCGTAATGCGCCACTACGGAGTTCGGACTGATAAATACAAACTCATTCATTTTTACCACGATAAAGACTACTGGGAACTCTACGACATGGAAGAGGATCCTTCAGAGATGAACAATGTGTATAATCAGCCTGGATACGCTGTCGTGCAGGCAGCGCTACATAAGAAGCTCGAAGAAGTTAGGGCCAGTTACGGCGATAGCGACGAACTCGATCAAGAGCACTTGAACCGGTATCTGGAGTTCATGGAGAACCGAAGAAGGTAG